In Miscanthus floridulus cultivar M001 chromosome 5, ASM1932011v1, whole genome shotgun sequence, one genomic interval encodes:
- the LOC136455466 gene encoding probable LRR receptor-like serine/threonine-protein kinase At4g37250 yields the protein MLPPDLGHVEHLRHLDLFGNSLSGGLPATLLNTTELRVLSLVGNTISSELPNTGAAAYARGLQELNLSGNALVGRLLTVLCRLPCLVVLGLTSNRFTGELPIGGLGTLELVDLSGNGFNGSLPSDFGGGARLRLLNISSNKLAGAVPTELAMLVPANAMVDLSWNNFTGVIPQDASLAAQPATAYEGNPNLCGLPLKQACSIPSSLSNPLTATDLSSAFAAIPKNPARAPLGAPRQPRPSISKMRGS from the coding sequence ATGCTGCCGCCGGACCTCGGCCACGTCGAGCACCTACGCCACCTCGACCTCTTCGGGAATAGCCTCAGCGGTGGCCTACCGGCCACGCTGCTCAACACCACCGAGCTCCGCGTGCTCTCTCTCGTGGGCAACACCATCTCCAGCGAGCTCCCGAACACGGGGGCGGCGGCCTACGCGCGCGGTCTCCAGGAGCTCAACCTCTCGGGCAACGCGCTCGTGGGCCGCCTCCTCACCGTGTTGTGCAGGCTACCCTGCCTCGTCGTGCTGGGGCTCACCAGCAACCGCTTCACCGGCGAGCTCCCCATCGGGGGCCTCGGGACGTTGGAGCTCGTTGACCTCAGCGGCAATGGCTTCAATGGCTCCCTCCCGTCGGACTTCGGGGGGGGGGCACGGCTCCGCCTGCTCAACATTTCGTCGAACAAGCTCGCTGGCGCAGTGCCGACTGAGCTGGCCATGCTTGTCCCAGCGAACGCGATGGTGGACTTGTCGTGGAACAACTTCACCGGCGTGATCCCACAGGACGCCTCGTTGGCTGCGCAGCCGGCGACGGCGTACGAGGGCAACCCGAACCTATGCGGGCTACCACTGAAGCAAGCGTGCTCCATCCCATCGTCGCTCTCGAACCCTCTCACCGCCACCGACTTGTCGTCGGCGTTCGCGGCCATCCCCAAGAACCCCGCTCGTGCCCCGCTAGGAGCCCCGAGGCAGCCGCGGCCATCCATTAGCAAGATGAGGGGGAGCTGA